One window from the genome of Dyadobacter sp. CECT 9275 encodes:
- a CDS encoding dihydrofolate reductase, with protein sequence MLISIIVAVSENGVIGKDNQLIWRLPEDLKRFKNLTMGHPMIMGRKTFESIGKALPGRTSIVITRQKDFQPDGVIVVHSLHEAITEAKKLNTDEAFIIGGGEIYQQALAVTDHIYLTQVDVVIEGDTHFEISDPENWDEINQIGYNADEKHAFSFKFIDLRRKPVN encoded by the coding sequence ATGCTTATATCCATCATTGTTGCAGTTTCTGAAAACGGGGTCATCGGGAAGGATAACCAGCTGATCTGGCGTTTACCAGAAGATCTGAAAAGGTTTAAAAACCTGACTATGGGCCATCCTATGATTATGGGCCGCAAAACCTTTGAATCCATAGGAAAAGCATTGCCCGGCAGAACATCCATTGTGATTACCAGGCAAAAAGACTTTCAGCCTGACGGTGTGATTGTTGTCCACTCTTTACATGAGGCCATTACTGAGGCTAAAAAGTTAAATACGGATGAAGCATTTATCATTGGCGGAGGCGAGATATACCAGCAGGCGCTGGCAGTAACGGACCATATATACCTTACCCAAGTGGATGTTGTGATTGAAGGAGATACCCATTTTGAAATCTCCGACCCCGAAAACTGGGACGAAATCAACCAAATCGGTTACAATGCTGATGAAAAACATGCTTTTTCGTTCAAATTCATTGATTTACGAAGAAAACCTGTCAATTAA
- a CDS encoding alpha/beta hydrolase-fold protein yields the protein MLPIQVQTLTETLVLELTTPYTDKRPVYITGNFCKWYPDLEEYRMTETEPGHYTFEFPADAELPVPLEYKYTRGGWDQVELDRYGQQHPNRVLQEPHGLIKDQVIRWQKDSTRKSDLMPIIEVLSETFEIPQLNKKRRVHVLLPHDYYEEPDRRYPVLYMTDAQNLFGEGSPYGNWELDKALTELAKQDAADVIIVAIDHAGDDRVQEFSPYDSPNLGKGLGASFLKFVTDTLKSFVDEQYRTLPDRLNTGMGGSSVGGLLSIYAALMYPNIFGRLMIFSPSLWISRRIYFDAIHFFEPFETRIYIYGGGKEGDEMIPNIHKLQETLQNQGFGYKRVKIKTAIDPKGQHSEKRWGKEFPVALKWLFFEKE from the coding sequence ATGCTACCCATACAGGTACAGACGTTAACAGAAACTCTTGTTTTAGAACTAACCACTCCTTATACAGACAAGAGACCGGTTTATATTACAGGAAACTTTTGCAAGTGGTATCCCGACCTGGAAGAGTACCGTATGACCGAAACAGAGCCCGGACATTACACATTTGAATTTCCTGCGGATGCCGAACTTCCGGTACCACTTGAGTACAAATATACACGCGGAGGCTGGGACCAGGTAGAACTGGACCGATATGGACAGCAGCATCCCAACCGTGTACTCCAGGAACCCCACGGATTAATAAAAGACCAGGTAATCCGATGGCAAAAGGACAGCACCCGCAAGTCGGACCTGATGCCGATCATTGAAGTACTTTCAGAAACCTTTGAAATCCCTCAGCTCAACAAAAAACGCAGGGTTCACGTACTGCTTCCGCATGATTATTATGAAGAGCCAGATCGCCGCTACCCTGTGCTGTACATGACAGACGCTCAGAATCTTTTTGGAGAAGGGTCGCCCTATGGTAACTGGGAACTTGACAAAGCTCTGACCGAGCTGGCAAAGCAGGATGCTGCGGATGTGATCATTGTAGCCATTGACCATGCCGGTGATGACCGCGTCCAGGAATTTTCCCCTTATGACAGCCCCAATCTGGGCAAAGGCCTGGGGGCGTCGTTTCTGAAATTTGTAACCGATACTTTAAAATCCTTTGTAGACGAACAATACCGCACCCTGCCCGACAGGCTCAATACCGGCATGGGCGGAAGTTCAGTGGGCGGGCTGCTCTCGATATACGCGGCTTTGATGTATCCGAATATTTTCGGCAGACTGATGATATTTTCTCCTTCGCTGTGGATATCCAGGCGTATCTATTTTGATGCCATTCATTTCTTCGAGCCGTTTGAAACCCGTATTTATATTTATGGAGGCGGAAAAGAAGGAGATGAGATGATCCCTAACATTCATAAACTTCAGGAAACACTGCAAAACCAGGGATTCGGATACAAACGCGTGAAGATAAAAACTGCGATTGACCCTAAAGGACAGCACAGCGAAAAGCGCTGGGGGAAGGAATTCCCGGTTGCGCTGAAATGGCTGTTTTTTGAGAAAGAATAA